A genomic window from Populus nigra chromosome 7, ddPopNigr1.1, whole genome shotgun sequence includes:
- the LOC133698342 gene encoding uncharacterized protein LOC133698342, whose product MEDNKQDQVDGNLSEEKSSMPSSKQEEEVVKKKYGGILPKKPPLISKDHERAYFDSADWALGKQGVDKPKGPLEALRPKLQPTQQQTRYRKSPYAPADGEDAGSASSEDATANE is encoded by the exons ATGGAGGATAACAAGCAAGATCAGGTTGACGGAAATCTTTCCGAGGAGAAAAGCTCCATGCCTTCATCAAAACAAGAG GAGGAAGTTGTAAAGAAGAAATACGGAGGAATTTTGCCTAAGAAACCACCTCTCATTTCTAAG GACCATGAACGTGCCTACTTTGATTCTGCTGATTGGGCACTTGGAAAG CAAGGTGTTGATAAGCCTAAAGGACCACTCGAAGCTCTTCGGCCTAAATTACAG CCCACACAACAGCAAACGCGATACCGGAAGTCTCCTTATGCCCCAGCAGATGGCGAAG ATGCAGGGAGTGCTTCATCTGAGGATGCAACTGCCAATGAATGA